Proteins encoded in a region of the Vicia villosa cultivar HV-30 ecotype Madison, WI linkage group LG5, Vvil1.0, whole genome shotgun sequence genome:
- the LOC131608233 gene encoding IRK-interacting protein, translating to MASSSSSSSSSSISSSISSPSSSKSPPLISSRHSPQFTPIQEEHEFDEYSNENRSQSRRTTPTNSTTPNHNYNHNHLHHIHHPPTPIVNKNTKNNHKKKRSETDQEDGSVSCNKCRPHSRDKIFILPYDQTNSGNGNRNYSSLLASPNGIFKSIVSKLTRKSPMSSSSTTNNNNEEQWKMAISELSHKLVQATRKRDEALQEASRLMNSMSELEKKLNKLEIYCHGLKSGLEECNTNANNTVANSSVSQKNAYHVVQDSDNNVVQHFLVSVSEARSSVRLLSRSLTMQLRHTGNKVYEKVSLLLQPYDIKISFSKNPRSLLFYLEALLNKTFFEDFESIGFQKNGCNRILNPMERCESSYASFNMIHGLTWDEVLSKGTRHFSEDFSRFCDRKMSEIVAMLGWNRAWSEPLLQAFFVASKSVWMVHLLANSVHPSLTIFRVDKGVSYDSVYMEDMGGDKSSRLVPNMVRIMVAPGFYVYGSAVKCKVLCRYLTNSNIINNNNGSNKLQDKGLTPSP from the exons atggcttcttcttcttcttcttcatcttcttcttcaatttcttcctcaatttcttctccttcttcttccaaATCTCCTCCTTTAATCTCTTCTCGCCATTCTCCACAGTTCACTCCG ATTCAAGAAGAACATGAATTTGATGAATACAGCAACGAAAACCGAAGCCAAAGTAGAAGAACAACACCAACAAATTCAACAACACCGAATCATAATTATAATCATAATCATCttcatcatattcatcatccaCCAACACCAATCGTCAACAAAAACACGAAAAATAATCACAAGAAGAAACGTTCTGAGACAGATCAAGAAGACGGTTCGGTTTCATGCAATAAATGCAGACCGCATTCTCGCGACAAAATCTTCATTCTTCCGTATGATCAAACCAACAGCGGTAATGGCAACAGAAACTATTCATCTTTGTTAGCAAGTCCGAATGGGATTTTCAAATCAATTGTTTCAAAGCTAACGAGAAAAAGTCCAATGTCATCGTCATCAACAACAAATAACAATAATGAAGAACAATGGAAAATGGCAATATCAGAACTCTCTCACAAGCTTGTTCAAGCTACGAGAAAAAGAGATGAAGCTCTTCAAGAAGCTTCTAGGCTCATGAACTCAATGTCTGAGTTAGAGAAAAAGCTCAACAAACTCGAAATCTATTGCCACGGTTTGAAATCTGGTCTTGAAGAATGCAACACTAACGCAAACAATACCGTTGCCAATTCATCGGTTTCTCAGAAAAATGCATATCATGTTGTTCAAGACTCCGACAACAACGTTGTACAACATTTCTTGGTGTCGGTTTCCGAAGCAAGATCTTCGGTGAGGCTTCTAAGTCGTTCGTTAACAATGCAACTTCGACATACCGGGAACAAAGTCTACGAAAAAGTTTCATTACTTTTACAACCCTACGATATAAAAATCTCGTTCTCAAAGAATCCAAGAAGCTTGCTTTTCTACCTCGAAGCACTTTTGAACAAAACATTCTTTGAGGATTTTGAGTCAATAGGTTTTCAGAAGAACGGTTGTAATAGAATCCTAAACCCAATGGAAAGATGCGAATCGAGTTACGCTTCATTCAACATGATACATGGTTTAACATGGGATGAAGTATTGAGCAAAGGAACAAGACATTTTAGCGAAGATTTTAGTAGATTTTGTGACAGAAAAATGAGTGAAATTGTTGCTATGTTGGGTTGGAATAGAGCTTGGTCGGAACCATTGTTGCAAGCTTTCTTTGTTGCTTCAAAAAGTGTTTGGATGGTTCATTTGTTGGCGAATTCAGTTCATCCAAGTTTAACAATTTTTAGAGTTGATAAAGGTGTGAGTTATGATTCTGTTTACATGGAAGATATGGGAGGGGACAAGTCTTCAAGGTTGGTGCCAAACATGGTTAGGATAATGGTTGCACCTGGTTTTTATGTTTATGGGAGTGCTGTTAAGTGTAAGGTTCTTTGCAGGTACTTGACAAATTCCaacattatcaacaacaacaatggtAGTAACAAATTACAAGACAAAGGTTTAACACCATCACCTTAA